The region TAACATATGGCCTCTACGTGATACATAGACCGGTGCACACATATGATTGTCTACCATCTTGTTGTGTTATTCGATTTTCAATTTTAAGAAAATTTGCTTTTACTTGTTTAAATCACAAGATTGTCCATATTGTTTAGCATTCCTTTACCCTTCAAGAAACCCCAGAGTAGATTTTAGATTGTTTCTATCATGAAACAGATCTGGCATGATCACGCTAAACTATCAGACGGcgatcatttaatttaaatgtgtattcgagcaggaagtttttttttgttgaagtttTTAAAAACTGACCTTTTTAATGAATGAGTACCACTTTTTCCGAATCAAATTGAATAGGGACTCTTAACAAAAAGCCATGATGAAACCGTAAGAGATGCCAATCTGCATAAATCTCATGTTGTCAGACGATAGTTGCTCTTATTTAGCCCCTGGTGTGTGTTACGATCACTGTCAGTTAAATTGTTTTCTTGGCTAAATGAACACTCATTGTGTAGAATCAGGTTATGGTAGACTCAGTGAACCATCATGTGTGGATGACCGAACATGACTGACACAGACATAAGAAACATGAATATCATTTTATGTTCTTTGCACCTTGTATGCTAATTAAATTAGACTTGAGTACCTCCAAGAGTGtggcttaaatataaaaatgtgtaaatgcatatttgtacttaaagggacagtgcaccttccttaataaataataatagccccccccccccaaaaaaaataaaccaacaatGTGGTCATTCTCTACTCACCATCATTTTGTTTCACACCTGTATGtttataaaagaagatatttagattagattagatttttccCTATAAAATGACAGTCAATGGGGTCCAACGTTgtgattttacaaaccaaaactgttaaaatattaaattcatgTTGGGATCTGAACTAAAGTTACAGACAAACAAAGATtggatttattttgaacattGGAGAATGGTTTAcccccttttatttttttaaaaacgtcCAACATATTTGGTTTAAAATGTTTCCcccaaaagaaatgaaaaatttcAAACATGAAATTGCATTTAAGAAGGTATGTTTAAAGTGACTATCTTTTACAACGATCCATCTACTGATGATGTAACAGACAATAAGTATTCTGAATCCATCATAGTCTAATccagaatatttatttaaaaaaaaaacctaaaggcAAATGGTAAAATGGCAACATTGTGGTCAATAGGACAACAGATGTATTTTCAACACAGCAGCCTGATTTTCGTTTTTAGATGGTAACTGTTAGAACTGACCCTCCAGTGTTAGTCCATCCTGATAGTCTTTGTCATAAGAGTAATAGTACAGATCATGACGAACAGCCATAAGGAGTCCAGGAAGTCCTCTTCTACCACCCAGCTGGGAGGAAAACACCACATTTGGGATCGAGTCTTTCCCAGCAGGGTGAGGTGAGGGGATGGTCCTGAGGAGACGGCTGTCGTGGAGGCTCCAGAGCCGGGTGTAGCAGTCCTGACCCACTGCAAACAGCACACAATGAGATGTGGTACAAGCATTGCACTGCTCTGAAATGAACAGAGTTTATATGAAAAAGATGTACCAGCAAGCAGCAATCCTTCTGGCTCATTGACATGAATGGGTAGGTAGGCATATTCATTATGGTGTCCTTCATACTGTTTAACAGAGCGCTTAACACGGATGTCCCACAGCTTTATCTGCTCAGTGACAGTATGAAGGGAGAATAAAAGTTGGATCATTCAAAGCTCCAAATTGTTATTAATAGCATGATGGTCATTTTAGTTGCTTATCACAGACAGACCTTGCCCAGCATGTCAGCAGCGAGTAGGTAGTTCTCATCCTGTAGCAGTTGGATGGAGGTGATGGCCGACTCCTGGAAGAAGCGGTTGGTCTTCCAACCGTGAGTGCGACCCCTGTCACGCTGACGCAGGTCAATGCTGAAGATCTCTCCTGAGCGACAGCCGTTGAACAGCACGGGAGCCTAACATACGAGGAACATGGCACAAAGTTTCACACCGATATCTTTGCGCAcatgcataaagaaaaaaaaacatgagctaATATTTACAAAAGCTTTCCCCTGCAGaatgtaattattaaaagtgaaaaaaaaagaagaggaagaattcTGTAAACTAGATAACTGTTGGCTATTGTTTTTTTGATCAACCAAAAACTGCTGTTTACTATAACTTAGTAAAATCCTGGAGAGTTTAAACATGGTATAGAACAGATATTTATTAATACAGGATTTagtttgaactttatatttaggACTTTTATGCACTTCAAAAGGTGCACTTTTCTTTTGTGAGATGTTGACTTGGACTTATCAAATTTAGTGGTATAGATGCAGCACTACACAAATCAAATCTttctgtaaaacattttaatgaggtGAAAATGACCATGAGCACATTCAAATTATAGTAAAACTGAGGGAGATTGGAGTAGGAGATGACAGACATGATGCAGGTTAGATTCAAACCACAAGCATATGCACTACAACTGCGCCATGGCCCCAAAAAAATCATTGTTCTATTCTCACCCTCACGGCAAACTGTTGAGCTAGAACATCACTGCCTGCGAGGTATGTCGCTCTCCGTCCGGTCACAGCATCCGTCACAATCACTTGTCGAGAAAGGCCtaggtataaaaaaataaataaataaaaataaaaagtaattttcatTCCAACAGCAAATTGTagagaaacatacaaacaaaGAGTCATAACCTCACCAGTGCTGAAGGTTTTATCAGCCTGTGGGTTGAGGCACCATGCACATGACCAAGCTGTGGAGATCTTAAAACTGCACAGCATCCCTGGTTGATCTGATGGAACAAAAAGTCCTTTCAGTTTAATAaagggaaaacaaataaaaaatgtgggAGACCCTAAAGAAAACGATTTGTACCTGGATTGAAGTTGCTGAAGAGAGAAGCAGGTAATAAACTGACACAGCCTGGGGTCTGAGAAATGCCCACCAAACACAATCTAAAAAGACTTGTCAAGAAACACTTGCTCATCGCTTAGAGATGTTTGTGACTTTTTAGTGATTGACTAATAGTCATTAATAGAGTTAAAATACAGGTATGCTCCTATTGTAATGATTATGCACTTTATTCAAACTAAGAGTTATTATTTGGCTTAGATTCATAGAAGTATTTCACAATTAACAAAGGGAAATCTGAATGAAGAAAgactaaatgtattcaaataacgATGATATTAACCCCCTCCACATCGGTTTTGTGGTGATGTTAACAATTTATGTTGTGTTAACAGGTTATGATTAGCGTTCATTTAGTAAAAACCACAATACAGACCTACAGGTTCAAAATAAGCATAAAATAattgtaagatttattttttagaacCTGAATTGTTTGAAGGATACAGAACATGCGAGTCTGTGTGTGTCACAGAGGCCCAGCATACAGAGTTCAcctgaaacaaaatgaaaaggaCACAGTACTACGAAACACCTTATTTTTGCTGGAAGGAATTCATTGTAAATTTCTCTGATTACCTTGCGGTTAGTAAAATAAAGGTTATCGCACATCTCCACCGACAGAGAGCCTTTTCTGCAGCCATGGAAATTCATTATGCCATACTTGCAGCCTCCGTGCGACACATCGTTTACTGTGAAGACTCGCTCACAAGCTGAATCTGCCTAATCAGATGCatccagaaaaaagaaaaacacagtcgAGACTGAAACCACAATCACTGCCAAAACGTAATCGCTCCTTCTGCTAGTTTTTCAAAGAACAGACAACTGGAGGCCAAAACTTCCAGTAACACCCACCAGGAGCAATCCATTTccatgaaaaaacttttttttttggactgttcGCAAATTGTCTGTCCTCAGAATAACATGCTGTTTTTCCACTGAGAACACATTTAAATGGAGTTGCCAACAGTTTTACGTTTTTCCCTTAAAGGAGAGTCTTACAACAATGAGATGGAAGTTATCGGTGTTTGGGCTGGTGGAGTTGGATCTCTGCACTTCCAGCTGGTGACGGTGCATCCCACTCACTTTCACTTCATGGATCAGCCTGTAAAATGAGAACACCCTTGGAATCGAATTCATTTGAGATGCATTTTTTTCCTGGTTGTGTTCGAATGCTATTTTATGTCATACCTAGAATAGGAGCTAGGGGGCAGCAGACCCAGATGTCTCTTCTGTAACAGCAATGCAGAATTCAGCCCAGTCCTGGGAGCTTTCTAAACATGAAACGAAATGAGAAAcaatgagaaagaaaaacaccTGCACACCTCAACATAATGATTTATTACTGACAAAATCCATCCAAGTACTGCAGCTATGCTTGTCCCAAAAACATCCATAGATTTCTCTCAAATAACTTTATAGTTGAAATTTTGTGCAAAAATTTGATACAAGCAGTGTGGACTATCCGTACTACATTTATGTATAGCTAGGGGACATATTGAATATTTCCCCAACTCACCTTCCTAGGACCATCATCCTCTGCCAGCAGCGCagatctctttctctcctcttcctTTTTCTGGAGCCCTTCTTTTGTCAGAGGGTTACAGTTGTTGTGTCCAGGCAACAAACGAAAGTAGCGGTTCTTCTCTGGGTCAAAGTAGAAACCTGGCAACTCTGTAAATAATAACGGTTAATGGTTAAATGGATTAATTTGGACTGATATAGCAGAAAGATGAgccgagaa is a window of Carassius auratus strain Wakin chromosome 45, ASM336829v1, whole genome shotgun sequence DNA encoding:
- the LOC113063065 gene encoding DDB1- and CUL4-associated factor 4-like, translated to MKRGNWRSSGTDRHRQHSPSQWRSRHRSAHEEQEYSSESTAGDAGPSTASSSAPELPGFYFDPEKNRYFRLLPGHNNCNPLTKEGLQKKEEERKRSALLAEDDGPRKKAPRTGLNSALLLQKRHLGLLPPSSYSRLIHEVKVSGMHRHQLEVQRSNSTSPNTDNFHLIVADSACERVFTVNDVSHGGCKYGIMNFHGCRKGSLSVEMCDNLYFTNRKVNSVCWASVTHTDSHVLLCLVGISQTPGCVSLLPASLFSNFNPDQPGMLCSFKISTAWSCAWCLNPQADKTFSTGLSRQVIVTDAVTGRRATYLAGSDVLAQQFAVRAPVLFNGCRSGEIFSIDLRQRDRGRTHGWKTNRFFQESAITSIQLLQDENYLLAADMLGKIKLWDIRVKRSVKQYEGHHNEYAYLPIHVNEPEGLLLAVGQDCYTRLWSLHDSRLLRTIPSPHPAGKDSIPNVVFSSQLGGRRGLPGLLMAVRHDLYYYSYDKDYQDGLTLEGQF